The Sesamum indicum cultivar Zhongzhi No. 13 linkage group LG1, S_indicum_v1.0, whole genome shotgun sequence genome includes a window with the following:
- the LOC105157484 gene encoding phosphatidylinositol glycan anchor biosynthesis class U protein, which yields MEEKPQIRSNTKKLGFWKWAIASVIFRLILSYFSKNLNLSSRPEVSTPLTSLRRLAEGYWLKRLSMSPYSGSMYHGSPLLLSILGPLTVKTIGGQPSHLLCSLVSVFADLISSILIRATGHSLVRAHVHNLKSLGLDKLFKDIEILPSGDIAALVYLWNPFTIVSCVGFNTSPIENLFVILSLYGASAGLIPLAAFGWVIASHLSLYPLVLIIPVIFLLGYGLDAPPRKLFVRSTQVGEERPVDHVELKSVTNKPLKTTIFSWRPVIVFFLWASIWILYVLMLCAIDMKEHGGLWEMFKRTYGFILTVKDLSPNIGVLWYFFAEVFDFFRNFFLIVFHVNILFMILPLAIRLNHRPCFLVFVYLAISSMLKSYPSVGDSALYLSLLVLFVNELAEMQFSFFLFCGYVGVSLLSPVMHNLWIWRGTGNANFYFATAIAYACFQIVLVVESVSAMLNYDRKIRKLCNTAKV from the exons ATGGAGGAGAAGCCCCAAATTCGAAGTAACACAAAGAAGCTAGGGTTTTGGAAATGGGCAATAGCTTCGGTCATATTCAGATTAATTCTCAGTTACTTCTCCAAAAATCTCAACCTGTCCTCTCGCCCCGAAGTCTCCACTCCGCTCACCAGCCTACGTCGCT TGGCGGAGGGCTACTGGCTAAAGCGATTATCGATGTCACCGTATTCTG GTTCGATGTACCATGGTTCGCCTTTATTGCTCTCGATTCTCGGTCCTCTTACTGTGAAAAC AATTGGAGGACAACCTAGTCATCTATTGTGCAG tCTGGTTTCTGTGTTTGCAGATCTTATCAGCTCAATTCTTATCCGTGCAACTGGACACAGTCTTGTGCGAGCACATGTTCACAATTTGAAATCATTGGGCCTTGATAAACTGTTCAAAGACATAG AGATTCTGCCATCTGGTGATATTGCTGCTCTCGTGTATTTGTGGAACCCTTTCACAATTGTCTCTTGCGTTGGTTTTAATACATCACCTATTGAAAACCTGTTCGTGATCTTGTCTCTTTATGGAGCATCTGCAG GACTAATACCATTAGCAGCTTTTGGGTGGGTCATAGCATCACATTTGTCTCTTTATCCCTTGGTTCTAATCATACCG GTGATCTTTTTACTGGGTTACGGTCTGGATGCACCCCCAAGAAAATTATTCGTGCGGAGTACGCAAGTTGGAGAAGAGAGACCAGTTGATCATGTAGAACTCAAGTCAGTGACTAATAAACCCTTAAAAACAACGATTTTCTCCTGGCGGCCAGTCATTGTCTTCTTTTTGTGGGCATCCATATGGATACTGTACGTGTTAATGTTGTGTGCTATTGATATGAAAGAGCATGGTGGTCTTTGGGAGATGTTTAAGAG GACATATGGTTTTATTCTTACTGTCAAAGATTTATCTCCTAATATAGGTGTCTTATG GTACTTCTTTGCTGAagtgtttgattttttcaGGAATTTTTTCCTGATAGTTTTTCACGTGAACATTCTCTTCATGATATTGCCTTTGGCCATACGGCTAAATCATAGGCCATGCTTTTTGGTCTTTGTTTACTTGGCAATCTCTTCAATGCTAAAATCTTATCCTTCA GTTGGGGATTCAGCTTTATACTTGAGTTTACTGGTGTTATTTGTTAATGAGTTAGCAG aaatgcaattttcattCTTCCTCTTTTGTGGATATGTTGGGGTTTCACTTTTAAGCCCTGTGATGCACAATCTGTGGATTTGGAGG GGGACTGGCAATGCAAACTTCTACTTTGCAACAGCCATAGCATATGCTTGTTTTCag ATCGTTCTTGTGGTTGAGAGTGTGAGTGCTATGCTTAACTATGACAGAAAGATCAGAAAACTATGCAATACTGCAAAAGTTTGA
- the LOC105157494 gene encoding cytochrome P450 87A3 — MFSVVFCIGGVLVIIITHWLYTWWNLRCSGVLPPGSMGCPFLGETLQFFAPSNSFDILPFVKKRIQRYGPIFKTSLVGRQVIVSTDADLNYFIFQQEGQLFQSWYPDSFTEIFGRQNVGSVHGFMYKYLKNMVLNLFGPESLKKMLPEVEQVSKQNIRRWSSHTSVEMKEATAQMIFDFTAKKLISYDSEKSSDNLRESFVAFIQGLISFPLNIPGTAYSKCLQGRKKAMKMLKTMLQQRRERPRKIGTDFFDYVLEELQREDTLLKEAIALDLMFVLLFASFETTSLALILAIKFLVDHPLAIKELTEEHEAIIRRRENPDSRLTWEEYKSMKFTFQFIHETVRLANIVPGIFRKALRDTKFKGYTIPAGWAVMVCPPAVHLNPARHTNPLEFNPWRWEGVDTNAASRNFMAFGGGMRFCVGTDFSKVQMAVFLHCLVTKYKWEAIKGGDILRTPGLQFPNGYHIHISEKEKYKQESQTRILSATHLGC; from the exons ATGTTTTCGGTGGTTTTCTGCATCGGAGGTGTTCTGGTTATCATCATCACTCACTGGCTTTATACTTGGTGGAATCTCAGGTGCAGTGGAGTCCTCCCGCCAGGTTCAATGGGCTGCCCATTCCTTGGGGAGACTCTTCAGTTCTTTGCTCCGAGCAACTCTTTTGATATTCTACCTTTTgtgaagaagaggatccaaAG ATATGGTCCTATTTTCAAGACAAGTTTAGTGGGACGACAAGTCATAGTATCCACTGATGCAGATCTTAATTACTTCATCTTTCAACAAGAGGGACAGTTATTCCAAAGCTGGTATCCAGATAGCTTCACAGAAATATTTGGGAGGCAAAATGTAGGTTCTGTGCATGGGTTCATGTACAAGTACCTTAAGAACATGGTGCTGAATTTGTTTGGTCCAGAGAGCCTAAAAAAGATGCTTCCAGAGGTTGAACAAGTATCAAAGCAGAACATAAGAAGGTGGTCAAGCCACACTTCTGTTGAAATGAAGGAAGCAACTGCACAG ATGATATTTGACTTCACtgcaaaaaagttaattagTTATGATTCAGAAAAATCCTCCGATAATCTGAGGGAAAGTTTTGTAGCTTTCATACAGGGCTTAATCTCTTTCCCATTGAACATTCCAGGAACAGCCTACAGCAAATGCTTACAG GGAAGAAAGAAGGCAATGAAGATGCTGAAAACCATGCTACAGCAGAGGCGGGAAAGGCCACGAAAAATAGGAACTGATTTCTTTGATTATGTGTTGGAAGAACTTCAGCGAGAGGATACATTACTCAAGGAGGCAATTGCTCTGGATTTGATGTTCGTGTTACTCTTTGCCAGCTTTGAAACTACCTCCTTGGCACTCATTCTCGCAATCAAGTTTCTAGTAGACCATCCCCTGGCAATAAAAGAACTAACC GAAGAACACGAGGCAATTATTAGAAGAAGAGAGAATCCTGATTCTAGACTGACATGGGAGGAGTACAAATCAATGAAATTCACATTTCAG TTTATCCATGAAACAGTCAGATTGGCAAATATAGTTCCTGGAATTTTCAGAAAAGCATTGAGGGATACCAAATTTAAAG GATATACCATTCCAGCTGGTTGGGCGGTGATGGTATGTCCTCCAGCTGTGCACTTGAATCCCGCCAGACATACAAATCCCCTTGAATTCAATCCTTGGAGATGGGAG GGAGTAGACACAAATGCCGCATCAAGAAACTTCATGGCCTTTGGAGGTGGTATGAGGTTCTGTGTTGGAACAGATTTCAGTAAGGTCCAAATGGCTGTCTTTCTTCATTGCTTGGTAACCAAGTACAA GTGGGAAGCAATCAAAGGAGGAGACATTCTTCGGACTCCTGGTTTACAATTTCCTAATGGTTATCACATTCATATCTCTGAAAAAGAGAAGTACAAGCAAGAAAGTCAGACAAGAATACTGTCCGCAACTCATTTGGGTTGCTAA
- the LOC105157501 gene encoding protein HAPLESS 2: MKTLIVLAITFLSLSLNVAAIQILSKSKVKKCEKVSESDGLNCTSKIVLELAVPSESSGREASMVAEVVEAEENSTSHMRTLRVPPVITINKSAAYALYELTYIRDVAYKPQEFYVKTRKCEPEAGADVVEICERLRDENGHIIEHTQPTCCPCGDQRRVPSSCGNFFDKLMKGKANTAHCLRFTDDWFHVFGIGKRSIGFSIRIEIKTRSKTSEVIVGPENRTAISRDKFLRVNLVGDYVGYSDIPSFDDFYLVIPRQVSPGQPQYLGSNFSMWMLLERVRFTLDGLECNKVGVGYEAFNMQPDFCAAPFWSCLHNQLWNFWDADQNRISRNQVPLYCVQGRFERINQHPNAGSHAFSIGITEVLNTNLLVELRADDIEYVYQRSPGKILGITVPTFEALTQFGTATVTTKNIGEVEASYSLTFDCSSGVSQMEEQFYIMKPQEVITRSFKLYPTTDQAARYACAAILKDSDFSEVDRAECQFTTTATVLENGSQIPFQPPKTINGFFESIEEMWNKLWAGLADFITGKSCRRRCSRFFDFSCHIQYICMSWILMFGLFLAIFPTAILLLWLLHQKGLFDPIYDWWEDHIWTTKEKRGDIWKHARDADLSLIRMKKSHRHEKRHHKHDAQRKRNSVSGHRHNSRTAESDYHYYLHHVHREKHKQGRAKDLAVSGKAHLCRGEDDRARHHRRRKG, from the exons ATGAAAACCCTAATTGTGCTTGCTATTACGTTCCTTTCCCTCTCCCTGAACGTTGCCGCAATCCAAATCCTCTCCAAGTCGAAAGTCAAAAAATGCGAAAAGGTCTCAGAATCGGATGGGCTCAACTGCACTTCGAAGATTGTTCTTGAGTTGGCTGTCCCCAGTGAATCA AGTGGGAGGGAGGCGTCGATGGTGGCGGAGGTAGTAGAAGCGGAGGAGAATTCTACCAGCCACATGCGTACTCTACGAGTCCCTCCGGTGATAACTATTAATAAATCTGCGGCTTATGCATTGTACGAATTGACATACATACGA GATGTCGCTTATAAACCCCAGgaattttatgttaaaacaCGAAAATGTGAGCCTGAAGCTGGAGCAGATGTTGTTGAAATTTGTGAGAG gttgCGAGATGAGAATGGTCACATCATTGAGCATACTCAG CCTACTTGCTGTCCTTGCGGAGACCAGCGCAGGGTCCCATCATCTTGTGGAAACTTTT TTGACAAGTTGATGAAAGGGAAGGCAAATACAGCACACTGTCTTCGTTTTACAGATGATTG GTTTCATGTCTTCGGTATTGGAAAGCGGTCCATTGGATTTAGTATCAGAATTGAGATTAAGACAAGATCAAAAACATCG GAAGTGATAGTGGGGCCTGAAAATAGGACTGCAATATCAAGGGATAAATTTTTGAGGGTAAACCTGGTTGGGGATTATGTGGGATACTCTGATATTCCGTCGTTCGATGATTTCTACCTTGTTATTCCTAGACAG GTCAGTCCAGGTCAACCACAATATCTTGGAAGCAACTTTTCAATGTGGATGCTCCTTGAAAGAGTCAGGTTTACGCTGGATGGTCTTGAATGCAACAAAGTCGGTGTTGGTTATGAGGCTTTTAACATGCAGCCAGACTTTTGTGCTGCACCATTTTGGAGTTGCTTGCATAATCAACTGTGGAACTTTTGGGAT gCGGACCAGAATCGAATTAGTCGGAATCAGGTTCCTCTTTATTGTGTGCAAGGGAGGTTTGAAAGGATAAATCAACATCCA AATGCTGGAAGTCATGCATTTTCAATAGGGATCACAGAAGTTCTTAACACAAACCTTTTGGTGGAATTGAGAGCTGATGATATAGAATATGTGTATCAAAG GAGTCCAGGGAAAATTTTAGGTATCACAGTGCCAACTTTTGAAGCTCTGACACAATTCGGGACTGCTACAGTTACTACAAAAAACATTGGTGAAGTCGAAGCATCCTACAGCCTTACT TTTGATTGCTCATCTGGTGTCAGCCAAATGGAG GAACAATTTTACATAATGAAGCCACAAGAAGTAATTACTCGGTCATTCAAACTCTACCCAACGACTGATCAAGCTGCAAGATATGCATGTGCAG CCATATTGAAAGACTCTGATTTCAGTGAAGTTGATAGAGCAGAGTGTCAATTTACAACTACAGCTACTGTTCTTGAAAATGGATCACAG ATTCCTTTCCAACCTCCAAAGACCATAAATGGTTTCTTTGAATCCATTGAAGAGATGTGGAACAAGCTTTGGGCTGGCTTGGCGGATTTCATAACTGGAAAAAGTTGCag AAGGAGATGCTCTCGATTTTTTGATTTCAGCTGCCATATACAATATATCTGCATGAGTTGGATTTTGATGTTTGGTCTATTTTTAGCAATCTTTCCAACAG CTATTCTGCTACTTTGGCTTTTACATCAAAAAGGACTTTTTGATCCTATATACGACTGGTGGGAGGATCACATATGGACTACCAAAGAGAAACGGGGAGACATATGGAAGCATGCCAGAGATGCTGACCTTTCACTCATCCGCATGAAGAAAAGTCATAGGCATGAAAAGAGACATCACAAGCATGATGCACAAAGGAAGCGAAATAGTGTCAGTGGGCACAGGCACAACAGCAGAACAGCGGAAAGTGATTATCAttattatcttcatcatgttCATAGGGAGAAGCATAAGCAGGGAAGAGCCAAGGACTTGGCAGTCTCAGGGAAAGCTCACTTGTGTAGAGGAGAGGACGACAGAGCTAGACAtcatagaagaagaaaaggataa